A genomic region of Trifolium pratense cultivar HEN17-A07 linkage group LG3, ARS_RC_1.1, whole genome shotgun sequence contains the following coding sequences:
- the LOC123917481 gene encoding pre-mRNA-splicing factor ATP-dependent RNA helicase DEAH1-like isoform X2 yields the protein MKMASDDNLKTWVSDKLMSLLGYSQPTVVQYMIGLSKQATSPADLVGKLVEFGFSTTDTRTFAEEIFSRVPRRSSGLNQYQKQEREAAMLARKQGTYTILKDDDNIDDDHTVGGDDKSSITTASTSRKPDSHKKRFRKKTEVQDDQDDEVVSRRERERQVKRRTSHDEESGSESEEERLKDQREKEELVQHMRERDAAATRKLTEQKLTRKEAEEAIRRSNAAEQDDMHALRKYSRQEYLKKREEKKLEELRDDIEDEQYLFDGVKLSEVEQREIRHKKELYELIKKRSEEDDNVNEYRMPDAYDQEGGVNQEKRFSVAMQRYRDTHAEEKMNPFAEQEAWEEHQIGKATLNYGSKNKKQASDDYQFVFEDQIDFIKASVMDGDKFDYDEMADSIEKSKAKSESEALQAERKKLPIYTYRDELLQAVQDHQVLVIVGETGSGKTTQIPQYLHEAGYTKHGMIACTQPRRVAAMSVAARVAHELGVKLGHEVGYSIRFEDCTSDKTILKYMTDGMLLREFLGEPDLASYSVVMVDEAHERTLSTDILFALVKDISRFRPDLKLLISSATLDAEKFSDYFDSAPIFKIPGRRYPVEIHFTKAPEADYLDAAIVTALQIHVTQPPGDILIFLTGQEEIETAEEILKHRTRGLGTKIAELIICPIYANLPTELQAKIFEPTPEGARKVVLATNIAETSLTIDGIKYVIDPGFVKMKSYNPKTGMESLLVSPISKASAMQRAGRSGRTGPGKCFRLYTAYNYQNDLDDNTVPEIQRTNLTNVVLTLKSLGIHDLLHFEFMDPPPAEALLKALELLFALSALNKLGELTKVGRRMAEFPLDPMLSKMIVVSEKYKCSEDIISIAAMLSIGNSIFYRPKDKQVHADNARLNFHTGNVGDHIALLKVYNSWKETNYSTQWCYENYIQVRSMKRARDIRDQLAGLLERVEIELTTNTNDLDAIKKSITSGFFPHSAKLQKSGAYRTLKHAQTVHIHPSSGLAQILPRWVVYHELVLTTKEYMRQITELKPEWLLEIAPHYYQQKDVEDTSSKKMPRGEGRAGAT from the exons A TGAAAATGGCGAGCGATGACAATCTAAAGACATGGGTATCAGATAAGTTGATGTCACTACTGGGATATTCTCAGCCCACGGTTGTACAGTACATGATTGGACTAT CCAAGCAAGCTACTTCACCAGCTGATTTAGTAGGAAAACTAGTGGAGTTTGGGTTCTCAACAACAGACACCCGAACATTTGCAGAAGAAATCTTCTCAAGAGTTCCTCGTAGATCGTCCGGCTTAAAT CAATATCAAAAACAAGAGAGAGAAGCTGCAATGCTGGCAAGGAAGCAGGGGACTTACACAATTTTGAAGGATGATGACAATATCGACGATGACCATACTGTTGGTGGTGATGATAAATCGTCGATAACCACTGCTTCTACATCTAGAAAGCCAGACAGTCATAAAAAACGTTTCAGGAAGAAAACTGAAGTTCAAGATGATCAAGATGATGAG GTAGTTTCAAGGAGAGAAAGGGAAAGACAAGTCAAGAGAAGAACTTCCCATGATGAAGAGAGTGGTTCAGAG TCAGAAGAAGAAAGATTGAAAGATCAAAGAGAGAAGGAGGAATTAGTGCAGCATATGAGAGAAAGAGATGCTGCAGCAACACGGAAG TTGACTGAACAAAAATTAACTCGAAAGGAGGCAG AAGAAGCAATTCGAAGATCTAATGCTGCAGAGCAGGATGATATGCATGCTTTGAG AAAGTATTCAAGGCAAGAATATTTAAAGAAAAGGGAGGAAAAGAAATTAGAAGAACTGAG AGATGATATAGAAGATGAGCAATATCTATTTGACGGTGTGAAGCTTTCAGAAGTTGAACAGCGTGAGATAAG GCACAAGAAAGAGCTatatgaacttataaaaaaGCGGTCAGAGGAGGATGACAATGTGAATGAG TATAGAATGCCAGATGCTTATGATCAGGAAGGCGGCGTTAATCAAGAAAAAAGATTTTCTGTGGCTATGCAGCGTTACAG GGATACACATGCTGAGGAAAAGATGAATCCATTTGCTGAACAAGAGGCATGGGAGGAACATCAAATCG GAAAGGCAACTCTGAATTatggttccaaaaataaaaaacaagccTCTGATGATTACCA GTTTGTCTTCGAGGATCAGATTGATTTTATTAAGGCATCAGTGATGGATGGAGATAAG TTTGATTACGATGAGATGGCAGATTCAATTGAAAAGTCCAAAGCAAAGTCAGAATCAGAGGCACTTCAG GCGGAGAGGAAAAAATTACCAATTTATACTTATCGGGATGAATTGCTCCAAGCTGTTCAGGACCACCAG GTACTTGTAATTGTTGGTGAAACCGGTTCTGGAAAGACTACACAAATTCCCCAATATCTCCATGAAGCTGGCTACACAAAACATGGAATG ATTGCATGTACTCAGCCACGTCGTGTTGCTGCTATGAGTGTGGCTGCTCGAGTTGCTCATGAATTAGGAGTTAAACTAGGGCATGAG GTCGGGTACTCCATCCGTTTTGAGGATTGCACATCAGACAAGACTATTCTGAAATATATGACAGATGGAATGTTACTGAGGGAATTTCTTGGTGAGCCTGATCTGGCAAGTTATAG TGTTGTGATGGTGGATGAGGCTCATGAAAGAACACTCTCAACTGATATTTTGTTTGCATTGGTAAAG GATATTTCTCGCTTCCGACCTGATCTCAAGTTGCTGATATCAAGTGCTACACTTGATGCAGAAAAGTTCAGTGATTACTTTGATTCTGCTCCAATATTCAAAATTCCAGGGAGAAGGTATCCGGTTGAAATACACTTTACCAAAGCACCAGAAGCTGACTACTTAGATGCAGCTATTGTCACAGCGCTTCAAATCCATGTTACTCAACCTCCTGGAGATATATTGATATTCCTTACTGGTCAAGAAGAAATTGAAACGGCCGAAGAAATCTTGAAGCATCGAACTAGGGGCTTAGGGACCAAAATTGCTGAATTAATTATATGTCCTATATATGCCAATCTACCAACTGAATTACAAGCTAAAATATTTGAACCAACTCCTGAAGGGGCACGGAAGGTTGTCCTTGCTACCAATATTGCAGAAACATCATTGACAATTGATGGAATAAAGTATGTCATTGATCCAGGATTTGTTAAAATGAAAAGTTATAATCCAAAGACAGGAATGGAGTCTTTACTAGTGTCTCCCATCTCAAAAGCCTCAGCAATGCAACGAGCCGGTCGATCTGGAAGAACAGGTCCTGGAAAGTGCTTCCGGTTGTATACTGCATACAATTATCAAAATGATTTGGATGATAACACTGTACCAGAAATACAGCGAACTAACCTTACAAATGTAGTTTTGACTTTAAAAAGTCTTGGTATTCATGACTTGTTGCACTTTGAATTTATGGATCCTCCACCCGCTGAGGCTTTATTGAAAGCCCTGGAGCTTCTATTTGCTTTAAGTGCTTTAAATAAGCTTGGGGAGTTAACTAAGGTAGGAAGACGGATGGCAGAGTTCCCACTTGATCCTATGTTGTCAAAAATGATAGTGGTTTCAGAAAAATACAAGTGTTCAGAAGACATCATTTCCATTGCTGCTATGCTTTCTATTGGAAACTCAATATTTTACCGTCCAAAGGATAAACAAGTGCATGCAGACAATGCAAGGCTGAATTTTCACACTGGAAATGTTGGAGACCATATTGCATTGCTAAAG gTCTACAATTCTTGGAAAGAGACCAACTATTCAACACAATGGTGTTATGAAAATTACATCCAG GTTAGAAGCATGAAAAGGGCAAGAGACATCCGTGATCAGCTTGCAGGTCTTTTAGAGAGGGTTGAAATCGAGCTTACTACAAATACCAATGATTTAGATGCCATAAAGAAATCTATAACATCTG GATTTTTCCCACACTctgcaaaattgcaaaaaagtGGAGCCTATCGGACACTTAAACATGCACAGACTGTTCACATACATCCTAGTTCGGGGTTGGCACAG ATTCTTCCAAGATGGGTTGTGTACCATGAACTTGTACTCACAACCAAGGAATATATGAGACAG ATCACGGAGTTAAAGCCAGAGTGGTTGTTGGAGATTGCCCCTCACTATTACCAGCAAAAGGATGTTGAAGACA CGAGTTCCAAGAAAATGCCTCGTGGAGAAGGACGTGCAGGTGCAACATAG
- the LOC123917481 gene encoding pre-mRNA-splicing factor ATP-dependent RNA helicase DEAH1-like isoform X3, whose product MVVSRRERERQVKRRTSHDEESGSESEEERLKDQREKEELVQHMRERDAAATRKLTEQKLTRKEAEEAIRRSNAAEQDDMHALRKYSRQEYLKKREEKKLEELRDDIEDEQYLFDGVKLSEVEQREIRHKKELYELIKKRSEEDDNVNEYRMPDAYDQEGGVNQEKRFSVAMQRYRDTHAEEKMNPFAEQEAWEEHQIGKATLNYGSKNKKQASDDYQFVFEDQIDFIKASVMDGDKFDYDEMADSIEKSKAKSESEALQAERKKLPIYTYRDELLQAVQDHQVLVIVGETGSGKTTQIPQYLHEAGYTKHGMIACTQPRRVAAMSVAARVAHELGVKLGHEVGYSIRFEDCTSDKTILKYMTDGMLLREFLGEPDLASYSVVMVDEAHERTLSTDILFALVKDISRFRPDLKLLISSATLDAEKFSDYFDSAPIFKIPGRRYPVEIHFTKAPEADYLDAAIVTALQIHVTQPPGDILIFLTGQEEIETAEEILKHRTRGLGTKIAELIICPIYANLPTELQAKIFEPTPEGARKVVLATNIAETSLTIDGIKYVIDPGFVKMKSYNPKTGMESLLVSPISKASAMQRAGRSGRTGPGKCFRLYTAYNYQNDLDDNTVPEIQRTNLTNVVLTLKSLGIHDLLHFEFMDPPPAEALLKALELLFALSALNKLGELTKVGRRMAEFPLDPMLSKMIVVSEKYKCSEDIISIAAMLSIGNSIFYRPKDKQVHADNARLNFHTGNVGDHIALLKVYNSWKETNYSTQWCYENYIQVRSMKRARDIRDQLAGLLERVEIELTTNTNDLDAIKKSITSGFFPHSAKLQKSGAYRTLKHAQTVHIHPSSGLAQILPRWVVYHELVLTTKEYMRQITELKPEWLLEIAPHYYQQKDVEDTSSKKMPRGEGRAGAT is encoded by the exons ATG GTAGTTTCAAGGAGAGAAAGGGAAAGACAAGTCAAGAGAAGAACTTCCCATGATGAAGAGAGTGGTTCAGAG TCAGAAGAAGAAAGATTGAAAGATCAAAGAGAGAAGGAGGAATTAGTGCAGCATATGAGAGAAAGAGATGCTGCAGCAACACGGAAG TTGACTGAACAAAAATTAACTCGAAAGGAGGCAG AAGAAGCAATTCGAAGATCTAATGCTGCAGAGCAGGATGATATGCATGCTTTGAG AAAGTATTCAAGGCAAGAATATTTAAAGAAAAGGGAGGAAAAGAAATTAGAAGAACTGAG AGATGATATAGAAGATGAGCAATATCTATTTGACGGTGTGAAGCTTTCAGAAGTTGAACAGCGTGAGATAAG GCACAAGAAAGAGCTatatgaacttataaaaaaGCGGTCAGAGGAGGATGACAATGTGAATGAG TATAGAATGCCAGATGCTTATGATCAGGAAGGCGGCGTTAATCAAGAAAAAAGATTTTCTGTGGCTATGCAGCGTTACAG GGATACACATGCTGAGGAAAAGATGAATCCATTTGCTGAACAAGAGGCATGGGAGGAACATCAAATCG GAAAGGCAACTCTGAATTatggttccaaaaataaaaaacaagccTCTGATGATTACCA GTTTGTCTTCGAGGATCAGATTGATTTTATTAAGGCATCAGTGATGGATGGAGATAAG TTTGATTACGATGAGATGGCAGATTCAATTGAAAAGTCCAAAGCAAAGTCAGAATCAGAGGCACTTCAG GCGGAGAGGAAAAAATTACCAATTTATACTTATCGGGATGAATTGCTCCAAGCTGTTCAGGACCACCAG GTACTTGTAATTGTTGGTGAAACCGGTTCTGGAAAGACTACACAAATTCCCCAATATCTCCATGAAGCTGGCTACACAAAACATGGAATG ATTGCATGTACTCAGCCACGTCGTGTTGCTGCTATGAGTGTGGCTGCTCGAGTTGCTCATGAATTAGGAGTTAAACTAGGGCATGAG GTCGGGTACTCCATCCGTTTTGAGGATTGCACATCAGACAAGACTATTCTGAAATATATGACAGATGGAATGTTACTGAGGGAATTTCTTGGTGAGCCTGATCTGGCAAGTTATAG TGTTGTGATGGTGGATGAGGCTCATGAAAGAACACTCTCAACTGATATTTTGTTTGCATTGGTAAAG GATATTTCTCGCTTCCGACCTGATCTCAAGTTGCTGATATCAAGTGCTACACTTGATGCAGAAAAGTTCAGTGATTACTTTGATTCTGCTCCAATATTCAAAATTCCAGGGAGAAGGTATCCGGTTGAAATACACTTTACCAAAGCACCAGAAGCTGACTACTTAGATGCAGCTATTGTCACAGCGCTTCAAATCCATGTTACTCAACCTCCTGGAGATATATTGATATTCCTTACTGGTCAAGAAGAAATTGAAACGGCCGAAGAAATCTTGAAGCATCGAACTAGGGGCTTAGGGACCAAAATTGCTGAATTAATTATATGTCCTATATATGCCAATCTACCAACTGAATTACAAGCTAAAATATTTGAACCAACTCCTGAAGGGGCACGGAAGGTTGTCCTTGCTACCAATATTGCAGAAACATCATTGACAATTGATGGAATAAAGTATGTCATTGATCCAGGATTTGTTAAAATGAAAAGTTATAATCCAAAGACAGGAATGGAGTCTTTACTAGTGTCTCCCATCTCAAAAGCCTCAGCAATGCAACGAGCCGGTCGATCTGGAAGAACAGGTCCTGGAAAGTGCTTCCGGTTGTATACTGCATACAATTATCAAAATGATTTGGATGATAACACTGTACCAGAAATACAGCGAACTAACCTTACAAATGTAGTTTTGACTTTAAAAAGTCTTGGTATTCATGACTTGTTGCACTTTGAATTTATGGATCCTCCACCCGCTGAGGCTTTATTGAAAGCCCTGGAGCTTCTATTTGCTTTAAGTGCTTTAAATAAGCTTGGGGAGTTAACTAAGGTAGGAAGACGGATGGCAGAGTTCCCACTTGATCCTATGTTGTCAAAAATGATAGTGGTTTCAGAAAAATACAAGTGTTCAGAAGACATCATTTCCATTGCTGCTATGCTTTCTATTGGAAACTCAATATTTTACCGTCCAAAGGATAAACAAGTGCATGCAGACAATGCAAGGCTGAATTTTCACACTGGAAATGTTGGAGACCATATTGCATTGCTAAAG gTCTACAATTCTTGGAAAGAGACCAACTATTCAACACAATGGTGTTATGAAAATTACATCCAG GTTAGAAGCATGAAAAGGGCAAGAGACATCCGTGATCAGCTTGCAGGTCTTTTAGAGAGGGTTGAAATCGAGCTTACTACAAATACCAATGATTTAGATGCCATAAAGAAATCTATAACATCTG GATTTTTCCCACACTctgcaaaattgcaaaaaagtGGAGCCTATCGGACACTTAAACATGCACAGACTGTTCACATACATCCTAGTTCGGGGTTGGCACAG ATTCTTCCAAGATGGGTTGTGTACCATGAACTTGTACTCACAACCAAGGAATATATGAGACAG ATCACGGAGTTAAAGCCAGAGTGGTTGTTGGAGATTGCCCCTCACTATTACCAGCAAAAGGATGTTGAAGACA CGAGTTCCAAGAAAATGCCTCGTGGAGAAGGACGTGCAGGTGCAACATAG
- the LOC123917481 gene encoding pre-mRNA-splicing factor ATP-dependent RNA helicase DEAH1-like isoform X1: protein MASDDNLKTWVSDKLMSLLGYSQPTVVQYMIGLSKQATSPADLVGKLVEFGFSTTDTRTFAEEIFSRVPRRSSGLNQYQKQEREAAMLARKQGTYTILKDDDNIDDDHTVGGDDKSSITTASTSRKPDSHKKRFRKKTEVQDDQDDEVVSRRERERQVKRRTSHDEESGSESEEERLKDQREKEELVQHMRERDAAATRKLTEQKLTRKEAEEAIRRSNAAEQDDMHALRKYSRQEYLKKREEKKLEELRDDIEDEQYLFDGVKLSEVEQREIRHKKELYELIKKRSEEDDNVNEYRMPDAYDQEGGVNQEKRFSVAMQRYRDTHAEEKMNPFAEQEAWEEHQIGKATLNYGSKNKKQASDDYQFVFEDQIDFIKASVMDGDKFDYDEMADSIEKSKAKSESEALQAERKKLPIYTYRDELLQAVQDHQVLVIVGETGSGKTTQIPQYLHEAGYTKHGMIACTQPRRVAAMSVAARVAHELGVKLGHEVGYSIRFEDCTSDKTILKYMTDGMLLREFLGEPDLASYSVVMVDEAHERTLSTDILFALVKDISRFRPDLKLLISSATLDAEKFSDYFDSAPIFKIPGRRYPVEIHFTKAPEADYLDAAIVTALQIHVTQPPGDILIFLTGQEEIETAEEILKHRTRGLGTKIAELIICPIYANLPTELQAKIFEPTPEGARKVVLATNIAETSLTIDGIKYVIDPGFVKMKSYNPKTGMESLLVSPISKASAMQRAGRSGRTGPGKCFRLYTAYNYQNDLDDNTVPEIQRTNLTNVVLTLKSLGIHDLLHFEFMDPPPAEALLKALELLFALSALNKLGELTKVGRRMAEFPLDPMLSKMIVVSEKYKCSEDIISIAAMLSIGNSIFYRPKDKQVHADNARLNFHTGNVGDHIALLKVYNSWKETNYSTQWCYENYIQVRSMKRARDIRDQLAGLLERVEIELTTNTNDLDAIKKSITSGFFPHSAKLQKSGAYRTLKHAQTVHIHPSSGLAQILPRWVVYHELVLTTKEYMRQITELKPEWLLEIAPHYYQQKDVEDTSSKKMPRGEGRAGAT, encoded by the exons ATGGCGAGCGATGACAATCTAAAGACATGGGTATCAGATAAGTTGATGTCACTACTGGGATATTCTCAGCCCACGGTTGTACAGTACATGATTGGACTAT CCAAGCAAGCTACTTCACCAGCTGATTTAGTAGGAAAACTAGTGGAGTTTGGGTTCTCAACAACAGACACCCGAACATTTGCAGAAGAAATCTTCTCAAGAGTTCCTCGTAGATCGTCCGGCTTAAAT CAATATCAAAAACAAGAGAGAGAAGCTGCAATGCTGGCAAGGAAGCAGGGGACTTACACAATTTTGAAGGATGATGACAATATCGACGATGACCATACTGTTGGTGGTGATGATAAATCGTCGATAACCACTGCTTCTACATCTAGAAAGCCAGACAGTCATAAAAAACGTTTCAGGAAGAAAACTGAAGTTCAAGATGATCAAGATGATGAG GTAGTTTCAAGGAGAGAAAGGGAAAGACAAGTCAAGAGAAGAACTTCCCATGATGAAGAGAGTGGTTCAGAG TCAGAAGAAGAAAGATTGAAAGATCAAAGAGAGAAGGAGGAATTAGTGCAGCATATGAGAGAAAGAGATGCTGCAGCAACACGGAAG TTGACTGAACAAAAATTAACTCGAAAGGAGGCAG AAGAAGCAATTCGAAGATCTAATGCTGCAGAGCAGGATGATATGCATGCTTTGAG AAAGTATTCAAGGCAAGAATATTTAAAGAAAAGGGAGGAAAAGAAATTAGAAGAACTGAG AGATGATATAGAAGATGAGCAATATCTATTTGACGGTGTGAAGCTTTCAGAAGTTGAACAGCGTGAGATAAG GCACAAGAAAGAGCTatatgaacttataaaaaaGCGGTCAGAGGAGGATGACAATGTGAATGAG TATAGAATGCCAGATGCTTATGATCAGGAAGGCGGCGTTAATCAAGAAAAAAGATTTTCTGTGGCTATGCAGCGTTACAG GGATACACATGCTGAGGAAAAGATGAATCCATTTGCTGAACAAGAGGCATGGGAGGAACATCAAATCG GAAAGGCAACTCTGAATTatggttccaaaaataaaaaacaagccTCTGATGATTACCA GTTTGTCTTCGAGGATCAGATTGATTTTATTAAGGCATCAGTGATGGATGGAGATAAG TTTGATTACGATGAGATGGCAGATTCAATTGAAAAGTCCAAAGCAAAGTCAGAATCAGAGGCACTTCAG GCGGAGAGGAAAAAATTACCAATTTATACTTATCGGGATGAATTGCTCCAAGCTGTTCAGGACCACCAG GTACTTGTAATTGTTGGTGAAACCGGTTCTGGAAAGACTACACAAATTCCCCAATATCTCCATGAAGCTGGCTACACAAAACATGGAATG ATTGCATGTACTCAGCCACGTCGTGTTGCTGCTATGAGTGTGGCTGCTCGAGTTGCTCATGAATTAGGAGTTAAACTAGGGCATGAG GTCGGGTACTCCATCCGTTTTGAGGATTGCACATCAGACAAGACTATTCTGAAATATATGACAGATGGAATGTTACTGAGGGAATTTCTTGGTGAGCCTGATCTGGCAAGTTATAG TGTTGTGATGGTGGATGAGGCTCATGAAAGAACACTCTCAACTGATATTTTGTTTGCATTGGTAAAG GATATTTCTCGCTTCCGACCTGATCTCAAGTTGCTGATATCAAGTGCTACACTTGATGCAGAAAAGTTCAGTGATTACTTTGATTCTGCTCCAATATTCAAAATTCCAGGGAGAAGGTATCCGGTTGAAATACACTTTACCAAAGCACCAGAAGCTGACTACTTAGATGCAGCTATTGTCACAGCGCTTCAAATCCATGTTACTCAACCTCCTGGAGATATATTGATATTCCTTACTGGTCAAGAAGAAATTGAAACGGCCGAAGAAATCTTGAAGCATCGAACTAGGGGCTTAGGGACCAAAATTGCTGAATTAATTATATGTCCTATATATGCCAATCTACCAACTGAATTACAAGCTAAAATATTTGAACCAACTCCTGAAGGGGCACGGAAGGTTGTCCTTGCTACCAATATTGCAGAAACATCATTGACAATTGATGGAATAAAGTATGTCATTGATCCAGGATTTGTTAAAATGAAAAGTTATAATCCAAAGACAGGAATGGAGTCTTTACTAGTGTCTCCCATCTCAAAAGCCTCAGCAATGCAACGAGCCGGTCGATCTGGAAGAACAGGTCCTGGAAAGTGCTTCCGGTTGTATACTGCATACAATTATCAAAATGATTTGGATGATAACACTGTACCAGAAATACAGCGAACTAACCTTACAAATGTAGTTTTGACTTTAAAAAGTCTTGGTATTCATGACTTGTTGCACTTTGAATTTATGGATCCTCCACCCGCTGAGGCTTTATTGAAAGCCCTGGAGCTTCTATTTGCTTTAAGTGCTTTAAATAAGCTTGGGGAGTTAACTAAGGTAGGAAGACGGATGGCAGAGTTCCCACTTGATCCTATGTTGTCAAAAATGATAGTGGTTTCAGAAAAATACAAGTGTTCAGAAGACATCATTTCCATTGCTGCTATGCTTTCTATTGGAAACTCAATATTTTACCGTCCAAAGGATAAACAAGTGCATGCAGACAATGCAAGGCTGAATTTTCACACTGGAAATGTTGGAGACCATATTGCATTGCTAAAG gTCTACAATTCTTGGAAAGAGACCAACTATTCAACACAATGGTGTTATGAAAATTACATCCAG GTTAGAAGCATGAAAAGGGCAAGAGACATCCGTGATCAGCTTGCAGGTCTTTTAGAGAGGGTTGAAATCGAGCTTACTACAAATACCAATGATTTAGATGCCATAAAGAAATCTATAACATCTG GATTTTTCCCACACTctgcaaaattgcaaaaaagtGGAGCCTATCGGACACTTAAACATGCACAGACTGTTCACATACATCCTAGTTCGGGGTTGGCACAG ATTCTTCCAAGATGGGTTGTGTACCATGAACTTGTACTCACAACCAAGGAATATATGAGACAG ATCACGGAGTTAAAGCCAGAGTGGTTGTTGGAGATTGCCCCTCACTATTACCAGCAAAAGGATGTTGAAGACA CGAGTTCCAAGAAAATGCCTCGTGGAGAAGGACGTGCAGGTGCAACATAG